The Halomicronema hongdechloris C2206 genome includes a window with the following:
- a CDS encoding M28 family peptidase, giving the protein MAHLEQVIRDRNPFLASAGHFYGQQYIRETLGALAPLRMHPFEAYGRQFCNWSIDLPGQYPERGLLIVGAHFDTVPGSPGADDNGTGVAVLLELARYFARYPPQSPLRLVAFDLEEMGLQGSHAYAAQLKQQGTPLRLMISLEMLGYCDRTSGSQRYPPGLQYFYPNRGDFIGLIGNLSTLPTLMHLHRHLQRAGVPCEWLPVWGRGQGIPDTRRSDHAAFWDQGYSAILVTDTANLRNPHYHQPSDRLDTLDLEFLTRVCRGLMAGLAEL; this is encoded by the coding sequence TTGGCTCATCTAGAGCAGGTGATACGCGATCGCAACCCATTTCTCGCCTCGGCGGGCCATTTCTACGGTCAGCAATACATTCGAGAGACCTTGGGAGCATTGGCTCCGCTGCGGATGCATCCGTTTGAGGCCTATGGCCGCCAATTTTGTAATTGGAGCATTGACTTGCCGGGGCAGTACCCCGAGCGAGGTTTACTGATAGTCGGAGCCCATTTCGATACGGTACCGGGGTCCCCTGGAGCCGACGATAATGGGACGGGGGTGGCGGTGCTGCTAGAATTGGCCCGTTACTTTGCCCGTTATCCGCCGCAATCACCACTACGATTGGTGGCCTTCGATCTAGAGGAAATGGGCCTGCAGGGAAGCCATGCCTATGCGGCCCAGTTGAAGCAGCAGGGCACTCCGTTGCGGCTGATGATCTCCCTGGAGATGCTGGGCTATTGCGATCGCACCTCCGGCTCCCAGCGCTATCCCCCCGGGCTGCAATACTTCTATCCCAACCGCGGCGACTTTATCGGCCTAATTGGCAACCTCAGTACCCTGCCGACCTTAATGCACCTGCACCGTCACCTGCAACGGGCCGGAGTCCCCTGTGAATGGCTGCCGGTCTGGGGCCGCGGCCAAGGCATCCCCGATACTCGCCGCAGCGACCACGCTGCCTTCTGGGACCAAGGCTACAGTGCAATCCTGGTCACCGATACGGCCAATCTGCGCAATCCCCATTACCACCAACCCAGCGATCGCCTAGACACCCTCGATCTGGAATTTCTCACCCGGGTCTGTCGCGGTTTGATGGCAGGCTTAGCAGAGCTGTAG
- a CDS encoding potassium channel family protein gives MALGGVALTGILWYRFIEGWSWLDATYMAVITLATVGFAEIQPLGPRGRLFTTIFILMGVIVIAYIVNVFTEALAQGYLRASFQFRQQRKLMNSLSQHYILCGFGRTGRQVAAEFSAEGIAFIVVDSDEASIEDAQHLGYLAVLGDATQDQVLLNVGIGRAACLVAALPSDAENLYTVLSAKTLAPEIRTIARASTEEAVQKLQRGGADVVVSPYITGGKRMAAAALRPQVVDFLDGILTGADRTVYVEEFLLSPDNCPWIGQTLGQAELRSRSGALILAIRRQEGSLITGPTAQTDLRPGDLVIGMGTSAELRRLSQLLSPLHRPDPRP, from the coding sequence ATCGCATTGGGGGGAGTCGCCCTAACTGGGATTCTCTGGTACCGATTCATCGAAGGTTGGTCTTGGCTAGATGCTACCTACATGGCTGTAATTACCCTGGCCACCGTTGGATTTGCCGAGATTCAGCCCTTGGGCCCCCGGGGCCGCCTGTTCACCACTATCTTCATCTTGATGGGCGTTATCGTGATTGCGTACATCGTCAACGTCTTTACTGAAGCCCTGGCCCAGGGATACCTACGAGCCAGCTTTCAATTTCGGCAACAGCGCAAACTCATGAATTCTCTTAGCCAGCATTACATCCTCTGTGGCTTTGGTCGCACCGGTCGCCAAGTTGCCGCCGAGTTTTCTGCCGAGGGCATCGCCTTCATCGTTGTTGACAGTGACGAGGCATCCATCGAAGATGCCCAACACCTGGGGTATCTAGCTGTCCTCGGGGATGCCACCCAAGATCAGGTGCTGCTCAACGTCGGCATTGGGCGAGCCGCATGCCTAGTGGCCGCCCTACCCTCCGATGCTGAAAACCTCTACACGGTGTTGTCGGCCAAGACCTTGGCCCCAGAGATTCGGACCATTGCCCGAGCCAGCACCGAGGAAGCGGTGCAGAAGCTGCAGCGAGGGGGAGCCGATGTAGTGGTGTCACCCTATATTACTGGTGGCAAACGCATGGCCGCCGCTGCCCTGCGTCCCCAGGTGGTTGACTTCCTCGATGGCATTCTCACCGGTGCCGACCGCACCGTCTATGTCGAAGAATTCTTGCTCTCTCCCGACAACTGTCCCTGGATTGGCCAAACGCTGGGGCAGGCCGAGTTGCGATCGCGCTCGGGAGCCTTGATTTTAGCCATTCGCCGCCAGGAAGGCTCCTTAATTACTGGTCCCACCGCTCAAACCGACCTGCGTCCGGGGGATCTGGTCATCGGCATGGGCACCAGTGCCGAACTGCGTCGCCTCAGCCAGCTGCTCAGCCCCCTCCATCGTCCCGATCCGCGGCCCTGA
- a CDS encoding anthranilate synthase component I family protein — MIFPGFDQFASLAERGNFVPVYQEWVADLDTPVSAWYKVCAGQPYSFLLESIEGGETLGRYSLLGCDPLWILEARGHRTTQTHRDGSVQVYTGNPFDVLADCLAPYHPVQLPELPPGIGGLFGFWGYELIRWIEPTVPIYEGDDDDLPDGVWMQVDNLLIFDQVKRKIWAIAYADLRHADDLETAYGQVCDRVTQLVKKLTLPLAERNTLLAWSPPGKPPHAAPLQYTSNRSQDEFCASVERAKQHIRAGDIFQVVLSQRLSTDYAGEPFDLYRSLRLINPSPYMAYFHFADWQIIGSSPEVMVRATHSETEDGTMVATLRPIAGTRPRGKTPEEDQAFEQDLLADPKEVAEHVMLVDLGRNDLGRVCRSGSVHVDELMVIERYSHVMHIVSNVVGQLKSTRGAWDLLKACFPAGTVSGAPKIRAMQIIHDLEPCRRGPYSGVYGYYDFEGQLNTAIAIRTMVVQQRAPGQHQVSVQAGAGLVADSVPVAEYQETLNKARGMLEAIRCLRD; from the coding sequence ATGATTTTTCCAGGCTTTGACCAATTTGCCAGCTTAGCCGAGCGGGGGAATTTCGTCCCCGTCTACCAAGAGTGGGTAGCCGATTTAGACACACCAGTATCGGCCTGGTATAAGGTCTGTGCCGGCCAACCCTATAGCTTTCTGCTGGAATCGATCGAAGGGGGCGAAACCTTGGGCCGTTATAGCCTGCTAGGGTGCGACCCCCTCTGGATTTTAGAGGCCCGCGGCCATCGCACCACCCAAACCCATCGCGACGGCTCAGTGCAGGTATACACAGGCAACCCCTTCGATGTGCTGGCCGATTGTTTGGCTCCCTATCACCCTGTCCAGCTGCCGGAACTGCCGCCTGGCATTGGCGGCCTCTTTGGATTCTGGGGCTATGAGCTGATCCGCTGGATCGAGCCGACGGTCCCCATTTACGAGGGCGACGATGACGACCTGCCCGATGGGGTCTGGATGCAGGTGGATAATCTCCTGATTTTCGACCAAGTGAAGCGGAAAATCTGGGCCATCGCCTATGCCGATCTGCGACACGCAGATGATCTAGAGACGGCCTATGGCCAAGTCTGCGATCGCGTCACCCAGCTCGTGAAAAAGCTGACGCTGCCCTTGGCAGAACGCAATACACTGTTGGCCTGGTCTCCCCCCGGCAAGCCCCCCCATGCAGCTCCCTTGCAGTACACCAGCAATCGCAGCCAAGACGAATTTTGTGCCAGTGTCGAGCGGGCCAAGCAACACATTCGGGCCGGCGATATCTTTCAGGTGGTGCTATCCCAGCGACTCTCCACCGACTATGCCGGCGAGCCCTTCGATCTCTACCGCTCGCTGCGGCTGATTAATCCCTCCCCTTACATGGCCTACTTCCACTTCGCCGACTGGCAAATCATTGGCTCCAGCCCTGAGGTAATGGTGCGTGCCACTCACAGTGAGACAGAGGATGGCACCATGGTGGCTACTCTGCGGCCGATTGCAGGAACGCGACCGCGGGGGAAAACCCCAGAAGAAGACCAGGCCTTCGAGCAAGACCTCTTAGCAGATCCCAAGGAAGTTGCCGAGCATGTCATGTTGGTGGACCTAGGCCGTAATGATCTGGGCCGCGTATGCCGCAGTGGCAGCGTCCACGTCGATGAATTGATGGTGATCGAGCGCTACTCCCATGTCATGCACATTGTCAGCAACGTGGTCGGGCAGCTGAAATCAACCCGGGGAGCCTGGGACCTGCTCAAAGCCTGCTTCCCGGCAGGCACCGTCAGTGGTGCCCCCAAAATTCGGGCCATGCAGATTATCCACGACTTAGAGCCCTGCCGCCGGGGTCCTTACTCTGGGGTCTACGGCTACTACGACTTTGAGGGCCAACTCAATACCGCCATCGCCATCCGCACCATGGTGGTGCAGCAGCGGGCACCGGGTCAGCACCAGGTCAGCGTCCAGGCAGGGGCTGGCTTGGTAGCCGACTCGGTGCCCGTCGCCGAGTATCAGGAAACCCTCAACAAGGCTCGGGGCATGTTAGAAGCTATTCGGTGTCTACGGGACTAG
- a CDS encoding septal ring lytic transglycosylase RlpA family protein — MPMLPDASTTTFCSWPMPPWPWRAMSPMLILLFAGSTTCGSSLGGKPWMWLTFQMGVEGLTETHQTFQGTASWYGPAFHGRQTATGEIFNQHALTAAHPSLPFGTQLKVRNLLNDRTVVIRINDRGPYIGDRSLDLSKAAAQCLGSESTGVIPYEATVLMPLGDQPDGSDSLLVGFQAP; from the coding sequence ATGCCTATGCTGCCGGACGCGTCAACCACGACATTCTGTTCGTGGCCGATGCCTCCATGGCCATGGAGAGCAATGAGTCCTATGCTAATATTGCTATTCGCTGGGTCAACAACCTGCGGGTCGTCCTTGGGGGGGAAGCCCTGGATGTGGCTGACATTTCAGATGGGAGTCGAAGGGTTAACCGAAACCCACCAGACCTTTCAAGGCACAGCCTCTTGGTATGGCCCTGCCTTCCATGGCAGACAAACGGCAACAGGAGAAATTTTCAACCAACATGCCCTCACAGCGGCCCATCCCTCCTTGCCCTTTGGCACCCAATTGAAAGTGCGAAACTTGCTGAACGACCGCACAGTGGTCATCCGCATCAATGATCGGGGACCCTATATAGGCGATCGCTCCCTAGATCTGTCTAAGGCAGCGGCCCAGTGCCTCGGTAGTGAAAGTACCGGTGTCATTCCCTATGAAGCCACGGTCTTGATGCCACTGGGCGATCAGCCAGATGGCTCCGACTCTTTGCTGGTCGGTTTTCAGGCTCCCTAG
- a CDS encoding DUF554 domain-containing protein — protein sequence MLSLWSKTSGTWINVLTVLLGSGLGLLLRHRLPAAMQQVIIQAVGLLTLYLGITMASDFQGLQAGPLDGVILGLLALVIGGILGEWWQLESRLTGLGEGLKRQLRGGGRFTEGFVAASLLFCVGPMTLLGSFQNGLAGDPTLLTLKATMDGLAAIALTAGYGMGVACSALTVLLVQGLLSLLAGIGATALPDPTQDPQVLLVTGIGGLMILGLGLNLLEITRIRVASFLPALVVGPLLFAVATRL from the coding sequence ATGTTGAGTCTTTGGAGTAAAACCAGTGGCACTTGGATTAACGTGCTGACCGTGTTGTTGGGCAGTGGCTTGGGCTTGCTGCTGCGACATCGCCTACCCGCTGCCATGCAGCAGGTGATTATTCAGGCGGTGGGACTGCTGACCCTCTATCTGGGCATTACCATGGCCAGCGACTTCCAGGGGCTGCAGGCCGGTCCTCTGGATGGGGTGATTCTGGGACTGCTGGCCCTGGTGATCGGCGGAATCTTGGGGGAATGGTGGCAGTTGGAGTCTCGACTCACGGGCTTAGGGGAGGGATTAAAACGGCAATTACGGGGCGGAGGACGGTTCACGGAAGGCTTCGTGGCGGCCAGTCTGCTATTCTGCGTCGGCCCAATGACGTTGCTGGGCAGCTTCCAGAATGGTCTCGCCGGTGATCCCACCCTCTTGACCCTGAAGGCCACCATGGACGGCCTGGCTGCCATTGCCCTGACCGCTGGCTATGGTATGGGGGTGGCCTGTTCGGCCCTGACGGTGTTGCTGGTGCAAGGACTGCTGTCGCTGCTGGCTGGGATCGGGGCCACGGCCCTGCCTGATCCAACCCAAGATCCGCAGGTGTTGCTGGTGACCGGCATTGGTGGGCTGATGATTTTGGGCCTGGGCCTGAATCTGTTGGAGATCACCCGCATCCGGGTGGCGTCATTTCTACCGGCGTTGGTGGTGGGGCCGTTGTTATTTGCGGTCGCAACGCGGCTATAG